The DNA region GGTGCTGGAACGGCTCGCGCGGCCCGGACGGACGCTGGTGGTCGACGAGGCGTTCATGGACGCCTGCCCCGGGGAGCCCGAGGCTCTGTGCGGGCGTACGGACGTGCCCGGGCTGGTCGTACTGCGGAGCCTGACGAAGACCTGGGGGCTGGCGGGGCTTCGGATCGGCTACGTCCTGGCCGAACCGGCGACGGTCTCGGTGCTCCAGGAGGCGCAGCCGTTGTGGCCGGTCTCCTCCCCGGCGCTGGCGGCGGCCGAGGCGTGCATGGAGCCGCGCGCGCTGGCCGAGGAGGCGGACGCGGCGCACCGGGTGGCGGTGGACCGGGCGCATCTGCTGGCCGGGCTGGCCGAGTTCGGTGAGATACGCGTGGTGGAGCCGGCCGCCGGGCCGTTCGTACTGGTGCGGCTGGAGCGGGCCGACGAGGTGCGGCAGAGGCTGCGGTCGCTGGGGTTCGCGGCCCGGCGCGGGGACACGTTCCCGGGACTGGGGTCCCAGTGGCTGCGGCTGGCCGTACGCGACCGGACCACGACCAACCGTTTCCTCCAGGCGCTCGACCTCGCGTTGCAGGGGCTGCCACGGAGACCGGCCGGCTGAGGGGCGCTCCGAAGCGGGAGCGGTGCTCGTGCGGGGGAGCACCGCTCCGCGGCCCTCCCCCGCCTGGCGGGCCGCGATCCCAGGCCCCGCTGCCCGTCCCGTCTCCCCGCTCCCGCCTGGCTCCGGATCAGTTCTGGGCGCGTCCGCGCGTGATGACCACGGCTCCGGCTCCGGGCTCCGTCAGCCGATGACGCGCCCGTTCAGCACCACCCGCCGGGGACCCGCCAGCACACGTACGTCGGCGCGCGGGTCCTCGTCGTACACCACCAGGTCCGCCGGGGCCCCCTCCTCCAGTACCGGGCGGCCCAGCCAGCGCCGGGCTCCCCAGGTCGTCGCGGAGAGCGCTTCCAGCGGCGGTATGCCGGCCTTCACCAGTTCGGCGACCTCGGCGGCGACCAGGCCGTGGGCCAGCGAGCCGCCCGCGTCGGTCCCGACGTAGACGGGGACACCCGCGTCGTACGCCGCCCGCACCGTGTCGTAGCGGCGCTCGTGCAACCGCCGCATATGGGCCGACCAGCGGGGGAACTTGGCCTCGCCCCCGGCCGCGAGGTCCGGGAAGGTGGCGATGTTGACCAGCGTCGGGACGATCGCCACCCCGCGCTCGGCGAAGAGCGGGATCGTGTCCTCGGTGAGCCCCGTCGCGTGCTCGACGCAGTCGATCCCGGCCTCCACCAGGTCGCGCAGGGCGTCCTCGGCGAAGCAGTGCGCGGTGACCCGGGCGCCGAGGCGGTGCGCCTCGGCGATGGCGGCCTCGACCTCACCGCGCGGCCAGCAGGCGGTCAGGTCGCCGGCGTCGCGGTCGATCCAGTCGCCGACCAGCTTCACCCAGCCGTCGCCGCGCCGCGCCTCCCGGGCGACGTGGGCGACCAGGTCCCCGGGTTCGATCTCGTGGGCGTAGTTGCGGATGTACCGGCGGGTCCGGGCGATGTGCCGGCCCGCCCGGACGATCTTCGGCAGGTCCTCCCGGTCGTCGATCCACCGGGTGTCGGAGGGCGATCCCGCGTCCCGGACGAGCAGGGCCCCCGCGTCCCGCTCGGTGAGCGCCTGCTTCTCGGCGGTCGCCGCGTCCACCGGCCCGTGCCCGTCGAGCCCCACATGGCAGTGCGCGTCGACGAGGCCGGGCAGGGCCCAGCCGGTGAGGGTCACCGCGTCGTCCGCGCCCGGCGGCCGCTCATGGGTGATCCGCCCGCCCACGGCCCAGACCTCGTCCCTCACGTCGTCGGGGCCGAGCAGCACCCGCCCCTTGATCCGCAGTACCCGCGCCGCCTCGTGATCGCTCATGCGCAGCACTGTACGAGGCACCGCGCCCGTGGCCGCCAGGGGTGTCCGGGGACCGCCCGGCGTGCTCGGTACCCTCGGACGCACGCGCTCCCGAGCGCCGCCGACCGCGAACGACACACCTGAAGAGAGCCCCCCGTGACGCACCCCTTCCTCGACCTCCCGCCGCTGACCGCCGACCGCTTCGCGGCGATCGAACGGAGGGTGGCCGGACTCCTCGCCACCGAGCAGGACGTCGTCATCACCCAGGGCGAGGCGCTGCTGCCGCTCGAAGGCTGCGTCCGGGGCGGCGCCCGGCCCGGTTCGACCGCGCTGAACGTGGTGACCGGCCCGTACGGCCAGACCTTCGGCGGCTGGCTGCGGGACTGCGGCGCCGAGGTCGTCGACCTCGTGGTGCCCTTCCACACGGCGGTCCGCGCGGACCAGGTCGCCGAGGCGCTGGCCGCGCACCCGGAGACCGACTTCGTGTCACTGGTGCACGCGGAGGCGGCGACCGGCAACACCAATCCGGTCGCGGAGATCGGCGAGGTGGTCCGGGCACACGGCGCCCTGTTCATGCTGGACGCCGTGGCGTCGGTGGGCGCCGAGCCGCTGCTGCCGGACGTCTGGGGCGTGGACCTCTGTGTGATCGGGGCGCAGAAGGCGATGGGCGGACCGGCCGGTGTCTCGGCGGTGTCGGTGAGCGCGCGGGCGTGGGAGCGGATGGCGGACAACCCCCGGGCACCCCGCCGGTCCTACCTCTCGCTGCTGGACTGGAAGGACCGGTGGATCGACGCGGGCCGCACGGCGCTTCCGCACGCCCCGGCACAGTTGGAGATGCTGGCGCTGGAGGCCTGTGTGGAGCGGATCGAGGCGGAGGGCCTGGACACGGTGACGGCCCGCCACGCCTCGGCGGCGGCCGCCACCCGGGCGGGCGCGGTGGCCCTCGGCGGTGGTCTGGAGCCGTACGTCCACGAGGCCCGGGACGCCGCCCCCGTCGCCACCACGCTGCGCGTGCCGGCCGGGACCGACGCCGCCGCCCTCGTCCGGATCGCCCTCGCGGCCGACCCCACGCTGCCGCTGGTGGCGGGCGGTGGCGCGCTCGCCCAGGAGATGATCCGGGTCAACCACTACGGCGCGGACGCGACGCACGGTGCCGTGCTCGCGTCACTGGCCGCCCTGGGCTCCGCGCTCGCGGACACGGGCCGGGCGACCGATCCGGACGCCGCCCGCGAGGCCGTTACGAAAACGTGGCCGCACATCTGATCGGAATATGCCGGGCCAGACCGGCCACATATTCCGACAATGCGGGGAGCTGTCTTTATCGGAAGCAGCTCCCCGCATTCTTTTGCCCGCAATCATCAGACCTAAACGCCCTACTTTCGAGGGACACCGGATCTACGTAATCCGGACACGTGCCAGGAGAGTTACAACCCTGTGACCGACTCCACAGGGAGCCCGTTATGCCAGGTAAATTCCGGTCAAAGCATGAGAAAGCGCCGCCCGTTTCGGCTCGGCTCACGCCCGCGTGATAGCACAGACACGTGCGCCACCCAACCCTTCGCGGCGATGCAATTTCGATTTTTGCTGGGTAAATTCAATTCGCATGACCGCCGCACCAGCAGATTTTGCACGTGCCCGAAGTGAATTCCTTACAATCGACGCCCCGCGAGTGGAGGACGGAGCCGCGATCTGGCGCATCGCCCGCGACTCCGAGGTCCTGGACCTCAACTCCTCGTACAGTTACCTGCTGTGGTGCCGTGACTTCGCGGCGACCTCCGTGGTCGCCCGCGACGAGAAGGGCGAAGCCGTCGCCTTCGTGACGGGGTACATCCGGCCCGACCGCCCCGAGACGCTCGTCGTCTGGCAGGTGGCCGTGGACGCCGCCCACCGCGGGAAGGGTCTGGCCGCCGAGTTGCTGGACGCCCTGACCACGCGCGTCTCGGCCGAGCAGGGCCTGAGGTCCGTGGAGACGACCATCACCCCGGACAACACCGCGTCCGACCGGCTGTTCACCTCCTACGCACAGCGCCACGACGTGGCCCTGGAGCGCGAGGTGCTCTTCGAGGGCGGGCTGTTCCCCGAGGGGACACACCTGCCGGAGGTGCTGTACCGCATCGGCCCCTTCGACGCGTAGGCCGTCGCCGCCCCGTCCGGGGTGGCGCGTACCGATCCCCGCCCGGCCCCGCCCCACCCGGGGCGCGTACACGGCCCGGCCCCGCCCCGCACGGGGCGCACACCTCATTCTCTCCGTCACCCCCCTCAAGCAGGAGATCCGCTGTGACCATCACCCCGCCCGCCCTGAGTGTCTTCGAGAGCCTCGAGTCGGAAGTACGCAGCTACTGCCGCGGCTGGCCCGCCGTGTTCGACCGCGCGCAGGGCGCCCGCCTGACCGACGAGGACGGCCACTCCTACCTCGACTTCTTCGCCGGTGCCGGATCACTCAACTACGGCCACAACAACCCGGTACTCAAACGCGCGCTGATCGACTACATCGAGCGCGACGGCATCACCCACGCCCTCGACATGGCGACGACGGCCAAACGCGCGTTCCTGGAGACGTTCGAGAACGTGATCCTGCGCCCGCGTGACCTGCCGTACAAGGTGATGTTCCCCGGCCCGACCGGCACCAACGCGGTCGAGTCGGCACTGAAGCTCGCCCGCAAGGTCAAGGGCCGCGAGTCCGTCGTCTCCTTCACCAACGCCTTCCACGGCATGTCGCTGGGGTCGCTCGCGGTGACCGGCAACGCCTTCAAGCGCGCCGGTGCCGGCATCCCGCTGGTGCACGGCACCCCGATGCCGTTCGACAACTACTTCGACGGCACGGTCCCCGACTTCCTCTGGTTCGAGCGGCTCCTGGAGGACCAGGGCTCCGGTCTCAACAAGCCCGCCGCGGTGATCGTGGAGACCGTGCAGGGCGAGGGCGGCATCAACGTGGCCCGCGCCGAGTGGCTGCGCGCGCTCCAGGACCTGTGCCACCGCCAGGACATGCTGCTGATCGTCGACGACATCCAGATGGGCTGCGGCCGTACCGGCGGCTTCTTCTCCTTCGAGGAGGCCGGCATCGTCCCGGACATCGTCACGCTGTCGAAGTCCATCAGCGGCTACGGTCTGCCGATGTCGCTCTGCCTCTTCAAGGGTGAGCTGGACATCTGGGAGCCGGGCGAGCACAACGGCACCTTCCGCGGCAACAACCCGGCGTTCGTCACCGCCGCCGCCACGCTCGACGCCTACTGGGCGGACGGGCAGATGGAGAAGCAGACCCTGGCCCGCGGTGAGCAGGTGGAGCAGACGCTGCTGGCTATCTGCGCCGAGGAGGCCACCGCGCAGTTCCGCGGCCGCGGTCTCGTCTGGGGCCTGGAGTTCACCGACCCGGCGCGCGCCTCCGCCGTCTGCGCGCGCGCCTTCGAACTGGGCCTGCTGCTCGAGACCTCGGGCCCGCAGAGCGAGGTCGTGAAGCTGCTGCCGCCGCTGACCGTCACCCCCGAAGAGCTGGACGAGGGCCTGCGCACGCTGGCCCGCTGCGTCCGTGAGACCGCCTGACCCGGGCAAGCGCCCCGGGACAGGCACCGATTGAGCAGGACAGAAGAGAAAGGCATCATCCCACCGTGATCGTCCGATCGTTCAGTGACATCGAGAACACCGACCGGCACGTCAGATCCGCGTCCGGTACCTGGGAGAGCAAGCGCATCGTGCTCGCCAAGGAGAAGGTCGGCTTCTCTCTCCACGAGACCGTGCTGTACGCGGGCACGGAGACGTCGATGTGGTACGCCAACCACATCGAGGCGGTGCTCTGCACCGAGGGTGAGGCCGAACTCACCAACGACGACACCGGCGAGAAGCACTGGATCACGCCGGGAACGATGTACCTGCTGGACGGGCACGAGCACCACACGCTGCGGCCCAAGACCGACTTCCGCTGCGTCTGCGTCTTCAACCCTCCCGTCACCGGACGGGAGGACCATGACGAGAACGGTGTCTATCCACTGCTGACAGAGGAGGGCTGAACCATGACCACCGAGGTACGAACCGACCTCTACCCCACGCGCGGTGCCGCCGAGATGACCACTCCGCGCCAGGACCCGGTCATCTGGTCCGCGCCGGGCGCGCCTGGACCGATCGCCGCGAAGGACCTCCAGTCCTTCGAGCACGACGGGTTCCTCGCCATCGACCAGCTCGTCGCACCGGACGAGGTGGCCGGCTACCACGCCGAGCTGGACCGCCTGATCGCCGACCCCGCGATCCGCGCCGACGAACGTTCGATCGTCGAGCCGAAGACCCAGAGCGTGCGGTCCGTCTTCGAGGTCCACAAGATCAGCGAGGTCTTCGCGCGGCTGGTCGGCGACGAGCGCGTGGTGGGCCGGGCCCGCCAGATCCTCGGCTCGGACGTGTACGTCCACCAGTCCCGGATCAACGTCAAGCCGGGCTTCGGGGCCTCGGGCTTCTACTGGCACTCGGACTTCGAGACCTGGCACGCCGAGGACGGTCTGCCGAACATGCGGGCCGTGTCGGTCTCGATCGCGCTGACCGAGAACTTCGACACCAACGGCGGGCTGATGATCATGCCCGGTTCGCACAAGACGTTCCTCGGCTGTGCGGGCGAGACGCCGAAGGACAACTACAAGAAGTCCCTCCAGATGCAGGACGCCGGCACCCCGTCCGACGAGGCGCTGACGAAGATGGCCGACCGGCACGGCATCAAGCTCTTCACGGGCAAGCCGGGTTCGGCCACCTGGTTCGACTGCAACGCGATGCACGGCTCGGGGGACAACATCACCCCGTACGCCCGCAGCAACGTGTTCATCGTGTTCAACAGCGTGGAGAACACGGCCCAGGAGCCCTTCTCGGCTCCGATCCGCCGCCCGGAGTTCATCGGGGCGCGCGATTTCACGCCGGTGAAGTAGCGGCGCAGGGGCGTTCGGAAGGGGCGGGACGCGTGCGCGTCCCGCCCCTTCCGCCTGCGAAGCGGGCCGCTCAGGTCCTCTCCGTGACCGTCCGCAGATGGTCTGCCGCGAGATAGGCCAGGCCGAAGGCGGGGAGCAGCCCGTTGCCCGCCAGGTATCCGCCGGCCCCGTGCCCCGAGATCCCGATGGCGGCTCCGCCCGAGGCGTAGAGACCGGGGATCGGGGTGCCGTCCTCGCGCAGGACGCGCCCATGGCCGTCGACCATCAGGCCGCCCTGGGTGTGGAACAGTGCGCCGCGCACCCGTACCGCCGAGTACGGCGCCTCCAGCGGAGCTTCCCAGAGCGTCCGGCCGAACGGGTCGTGGCCCTCCCCGCCCGCCGCCCGGGCGGCTTCGCCGAGGGTGCGGGTGAGTTCACCGACCGGCAGGCCGGTGAGTTCGGCCAGCCCGGGGACGGTGTCGGCCCGGCGCACACCGCCGCCTTCCACGACGTCCAGGTAGTCCTGGAAGGGCAGGCACGCCTCGTGGATCCGCTGGTCGTAGACGAGCCAGGCGGTGCCGCCGGGCTGGGCGACGACGGCTTCGGCGTACTCGGAGTAGCCGGTGGTCTCGTCGCCGAAGCGCCTGCCCCCGGTGTTGACCAGGACCGCGCCGTGCATGACGGAGGCCCAGGTGAGCAGGGACCCCCCGGAACTGAGCCCGGCGTGCCCCTGGTAGGCGTCGAGGTAGCCGACGGCCGCGCCGAGGCCGGTGCCGATCCTCAGTGCGTCACCGGCCGACCGTTCGCCGCCGTGGTAGACGGCGTCCGCGATCGCGGGCAGGAGTTCACGGACGAGTTCCCGGTCGGCACCGAAGCCGTTGGTGGCCAGAAGCACCGCACGGCAGGGGATCTCCTCACGGGTTCCGTCGGGGAACTCGACCACGGCGGCGCGGACGCTTCCCGTCCCGTCCGTGCTCACGTCGGTGAGCGAGGCCGGGACGAGCATGTCGATCCGGTCGGCGGCGGCCGCCTTTCTGGTCAGGGGGTCGAGCAGTCCGGTGCCGGAGCGGCCCGGGACGGTGTGGCAGCGGTGGGCGGAGTGGCCGGGGTAGAGGAAGTCCGTGGCCAGTTCGATGGGCAGTCCGACATGGTCGGCGAGCCACTCGACCAGGACGGGCGCGCAATCGGCCAGGGCCGCGGTGAGTGCCGGCTCCGCCTGTCCCCCGGTCTTCGCCATGACATCGGCGACGAAACCCTGCGCGGAGTCCTCGACACCCGCTTCCCGCTGCCAGCGGGTGCCGGCGGCGGGGATCATTCCGGTGGACATGTACGTGTTGTTGCCTCGGCGGAAGTGCTCGTCGGCCTCCACCACCAGTACGGACAGTCCCTGTTCGGCGGCGCGCAGCGCGGCCACCAGGCCACCACCCGCCCCCGCCACCACAAGGTCGACCGCCGGCTCGTCCCTCACCGCTGCCCCCGCGTCAATTCGTGGCTGTACGTCGTTGCGCCGCGGCCCATGTCATTCCCCGAGCGCGGCGGCCGTGCGCGTGTCCGGGTCGAGGATCGCGCCGAAGACCCGGGACACGAACGCGTCCCGTTCCCCGGCCACCCGCTCCGCGAACTCACCCTCGGGCCGCAGTCCGTCCAGCTCCTGCGGATCGACGGCTCCGGTGGACGCCAGCAGATGCTCCAGTACCAGGTTGCGGTCCCGGAGAATCCATACTTCCGAGGCCAGCTCGGTGACCATACGGGCGAGTTCGTCGAGCCGGTCGCTGCCGAGGTAGTTGTGCTCGTGTGCCATGTCTTCCTCGTTCCAGGTGGGGCGGGTTGAAGGGTCAGGCCGCCTTGTGTCCGCGGGTGATCCAGGGGTAGGTGCCGCCGCCGGCCCCATAGGCCTCGACGTCGGTGAAGCCGGCCTCCCGCAGCAGGCCGGGGAGGTCGAGCTGGAGTGCGGAGCGCCAGAAGGGCTCGCCCCGGTGCTCGGTCTCCCAGTCGAGGACCACCGCGCGGAAGGCGGGGTGCCGGTCGTAGGGGGCGACATCGCCGATGACCAAATCGCCGCCGGGTTCCAGGACTCGGAAGAGCTCGCGCAGGATCGCGGCGGTGGCCTTGGGCGGTGTCTCGTGGAACAGGATGTAGACGGCGGCCAGGTCGAAGGAGGCGTCGGGCAGCCCGGTCCGCTCCGCGGGTGCCTGGATCAGCCGCCAGGGCAGCCCCGCGTCACGCGCGGTGGCATGGGCGTACTCCAGACCGGTGCGGGACAGGTCGACGCCGGTGAACTCGGCGTCGGGGAAGACACGCGCGACGGCGTGGGCGAACATGCCGGTACCGACCCCGGGTTCCAGAATCCGCCGGTAGTCGCGGCGCGGGGCCTCGCGGGCGACGCGTTCACGCTGGTCGAGGATGTCCTCACCGGTGCGGACGGCACCCACACCGCCCGGGGCGAGGACGTACTCGTATCCGAGGTCCCTGGTGACGACGCCCATCAGATCATGGCCGTCCCAGCCTCCGGTGGTGAGGTGGAAGCCCGCGTTCCAGTAGTCCGGGATCTCCACTCCGGGGTCGAGAGCGAGCGTGCCGGGCGCCCCTCCGGCGTTCAGCCAGGCGTCGATCCGCTCGCGGCCGTGCTCCACGGCGGGCAGGGCCCGGACGTAGATCTCCTCGGCGACCCAGCGGGTGAGGAACCGGTCGAAGAGCCAGGGGCCGTGGTCCGCGAGGACGGTACCGACGGAGCGGCGCCGGTCGGCGAGCCCGGCCGGCTGGTCGGGTACGGCCGCCTCGTAGCGGGCCGCGGCGGCGGGCTGGAGGACACCGCCGGCATGGTGCTGGAGCGATCCGAGGAACTCGAGGCCCGACCGGTCGCGCTGTCTCAGGGGAACGTCCATGGAAACCTCACCTTTCGCGGAATGTGAACCTTCACGGAAGACGTGCGGCCGCCGTCCCCGGCGGCGGTGACGGCGGCCGCACACAGGGCCCGCCTGGGGGTCAGGCGTGCGGGGCGGCCGAGGGGCGGCTGACGTAGCGTCCGGTGGGCCCGCCCAGCAGTTCGCCGTCGCGCAGGATGTGCCGTCCGCGCAGGAAGGTGTCGGTGACCTTCGCGCCGAGCGTCATGCCCTCGAAGGGGGTGTACTCCTGGGCCGAGAAGGAGTCCTCGGCCCGGACGGTCCAGGAGGCGTCGGGGTCCACGAGGACGATGTCGGCGTCGTAGCCCTCGGCGATCGTGCCCTTGGAGCCCAGCCCGAACCGCTGCGCGGGGTTCCACGCGGTGAGCGCGGCGATCCGGTCCATGCCGAGGCCGCGGCGGCGGCCTTCACCGACCAGAGCGGGCAGGAGGTACTCGGCTCCGCCGAAGCCGGACTTGGCGACGAACACGTCGTCCTTCGGCTCCCCGAACTTCAGCTCCTCACGGCAGCACGCGTGGTCGGACACCACCCAGTCGACGTCGCCCGCGAGCAGGTGCTCCCACAGGGCCTCGACGTCCTCCCGGGAGCGCAGCGGCGGATTGACCTTGCCGCCGATCCCGTGCGCGGTGTCGACGTCGGCGACGAGGTGCCCGATGGTGACCTCCCGGCGGAAGTCGACGTGGGGGAACGCGCCCGCCATCCGCAGCGCCGCGTCCATGGCCTTCGCGGACGTCAGGTGCAGAAGGTTGATGGTCGGCAGACCGGTCTCGTGGGCCAGGTACGAGGCGATGGTGACCGCGAGCCCCTCGCTGTGCGCAGGACGCGAGGCGCTGTAGGCGGCGAGCCCGGTGAGCCGGTCCTCCTCCTCGACGATGCGGGTGTACGCGGTCATGATCTCGGCGGTCTCGCAGTGCAGCGAGAGCGAGATGCGGTCCGCCAGTTCGGGGCGTTCGGCACGGGCCTTCTGGACGCCGCGCATCACGAACTCGAAGTGCGCCACGTCGTAGCGCTCACCGGGAGGTGTCATCAGGAACGACGACTGGTCCGACGAACGCCCGTGCAGACCGTGACCGCCGTAGAACATGAAGATCTTGAAGGAGGTCACCCCGTGCTCGTCGACGAGTCGGGGGATCTCCTCGATGTGCTCCCGTGTCATCGGGGCGAGGTGGAAGCCGTAGTCCACATGGCTGCGGCCCTCGGAGAGGCGGAGCACCTCGGGGAAGAACTCCTCGTAGGGGCCGCTCTTGCCCAGGTAGTACTGACCGGTCCGCATATAGGTGAGGGCGGTGGTGACGCCCCCCTGGGCACAGGCCTTGCTCTCCTGGGCCGTGTCGGTCTCCAACGGGCTGTAGATGCCCCAGTGCTGGTGGGCGTCGACGACGCCGGGGAAGGCGAGCCGGCCGGCGGCGTCGACGGTCTCGGCCGCGTCGCTCTCGGGGATGCCGGCGGCGACCAGGACGACTCTGCCGTCACGGACGGCGATGTCCGCTCGCTCCGTGCCGGGCCGGTCCGGACGGACAACCTCGGCATTGCGGATCAGAAGATCGTAGGCGGACACTCGGCCTCCTTGTGGTTCGGTGCGGGGCGGCGGGGTCACGGGCCCGGCCGGTGATGGGATGATCACCGCGCACTCTGGAACAGCGTTCCGGCTGGAACGTAACCACTCCTTGAAGGTCCGGTCAAGGGTTCCTTTGACGCGGGTTCATCCGAAAATCCCCCCGGTCGACCCTGGTCAGCAAAACTGGAACGCTGTACCGTATTTCGGAATCGGTGGTACCGGGCACGCCACGGACGCCACCCTCCCCCTGCCGACGGAGCACCTCGTGGCCGCACGCAGCTATCTGTACGTACCGGGAGACGACCCCCGGAAGCTCGCCGGGGCCTCCGCCCGCGGAGCCGACGCCCTCATCATCGACCTCGAGGACGCCGTCCCCCCCGACCGCAAGGCGTACGCACGCGATCTCGTCCGCCGCTGGCTCTCCGCGCCGCCGCCCGGAACCGAGATATGGGTACGCGTCAACGACGGGGAAGCCCGGGAGGCCGACACGGCCGCCGTGGCGGAGGCGGGCGGGGCCGCCGGACTCTGTCTCGCCAAGGTGCGGGACCCGCGGGAGGCCCTGGCCGTGTCCCGGCAGCTCGACC from Streptomyces sp. NBC_01754 includes:
- a CDS encoding amidohydrolase family protein encodes the protein MSDHEAARVLRIKGRVLLGPDDVRDEVWAVGGRITHERPPGADDAVTLTGWALPGLVDAHCHVGLDGHGPVDAATAEKQALTERDAGALLVRDAGSPSDTRWIDDREDLPKIVRAGRHIARTRRYIRNYAHEIEPGDLVAHVAREARRGDGWVKLVGDWIDRDAGDLTACWPRGEVEAAIAEAHRLGARVTAHCFAEDALRDLVEAGIDCVEHATGLTEDTIPLFAERGVAIVPTLVNIATFPDLAAGGEAKFPRWSAHMRRLHERRYDTVRAAYDAGVPVYVGTDAGGSLAHGLVAAEVAELVKAGIPPLEALSATTWGARRWLGRPVLEEGAPADLVVYDEDPRADVRVLAGPRRVVLNGRVIG
- a CDS encoding pyridoxal-phosphate-dependent aminotransferase family protein, with amino-acid sequence MTHPFLDLPPLTADRFAAIERRVAGLLATEQDVVITQGEALLPLEGCVRGGARPGSTALNVVTGPYGQTFGGWLRDCGAEVVDLVVPFHTAVRADQVAEALAAHPETDFVSLVHAEAATGNTNPVAEIGEVVRAHGALFMLDAVASVGAEPLLPDVWGVDLCVIGAQKAMGGPAGVSAVSVSARAWERMADNPRAPRRSYLSLLDWKDRWIDAGRTALPHAPAQLEMLALEACVERIEAEGLDTVTARHASAAAATRAGAVALGGGLEPYVHEARDAAPVATTLRVPAGTDAAALVRIALAADPTLPLVAGGGALAQEMIRVNHYGADATHGAVLASLAALGSALADTGRATDPDAAREAVTKTWPHI
- the ectA gene encoding diaminobutyrate acetyltransferase produces the protein MTAAPADFARARSEFLTIDAPRVEDGAAIWRIARDSEVLDLNSSYSYLLWCRDFAATSVVARDEKGEAVAFVTGYIRPDRPETLVVWQVAVDAAHRGKGLAAELLDALTTRVSAEQGLRSVETTITPDNTASDRLFTSYAQRHDVALEREVLFEGGLFPEGTHLPEVLYRIGPFDA
- the ectB gene encoding diaminobutyrate--2-oxoglutarate transaminase, which gives rise to MTITPPALSVFESLESEVRSYCRGWPAVFDRAQGARLTDEDGHSYLDFFAGAGSLNYGHNNPVLKRALIDYIERDGITHALDMATTAKRAFLETFENVILRPRDLPYKVMFPGPTGTNAVESALKLARKVKGRESVVSFTNAFHGMSLGSLAVTGNAFKRAGAGIPLVHGTPMPFDNYFDGTVPDFLWFERLLEDQGSGLNKPAAVIVETVQGEGGINVARAEWLRALQDLCHRQDMLLIVDDIQMGCGRTGGFFSFEEAGIVPDIVTLSKSISGYGLPMSLCLFKGELDIWEPGEHNGTFRGNNPAFVTAAATLDAYWADGQMEKQTLARGEQVEQTLLAICAEEATAQFRGRGLVWGLEFTDPARASAVCARAFELGLLLETSGPQSEVVKLLPPLTVTPEELDEGLRTLARCVRETA
- a CDS encoding ectoine synthase; this encodes MIVRSFSDIENTDRHVRSASGTWESKRIVLAKEKVGFSLHETVLYAGTETSMWYANHIEAVLCTEGEAELTNDDTGEKHWITPGTMYLLDGHEHHTLRPKTDFRCVCVFNPPVTGREDHDENGVYPLLTEEG
- the thpD gene encoding ectoine hydroxylase gives rise to the protein MTTEVRTDLYPTRGAAEMTTPRQDPVIWSAPGAPGPIAAKDLQSFEHDGFLAIDQLVAPDEVAGYHAELDRLIADPAIRADERSIVEPKTQSVRSVFEVHKISEVFARLVGDERVVGRARQILGSDVYVHQSRINVKPGFGASGFYWHSDFETWHAEDGLPNMRAVSVSIALTENFDTNGGLMIMPGSHKTFLGCAGETPKDNYKKSLQMQDAGTPSDEALTKMADRHGIKLFTGKPGSATWFDCNAMHGSGDNITPYARSNVFIVFNSVENTAQEPFSAPIRRPEFIGARDFTPVK
- a CDS encoding FAD-dependent oxidoreductase; translation: MRDEPAVDLVVAGAGGGLVAALRAAEQGLSVLVVEADEHFRRGNNTYMSTGMIPAAGTRWQREAGVEDSAQGFVADVMAKTGGQAEPALTAALADCAPVLVEWLADHVGLPIELATDFLYPGHSAHRCHTVPGRSGTGLLDPLTRKAAAADRIDMLVPASLTDVSTDGTGSVRAAVVEFPDGTREEIPCRAVLLATNGFGADRELVRELLPAIADAVYHGGERSAGDALRIGTGLGAAVGYLDAYQGHAGLSSGGSLLTWASVMHGAVLVNTGGRRFGDETTGYSEYAEAVVAQPGGTAWLVYDQRIHEACLPFQDYLDVVEGGGVRRADTVPGLAELTGLPVGELTRTLGEAARAAGGEGHDPFGRTLWEAPLEAPYSAVRVRGALFHTQGGLMVDGHGRVLREDGTPIPGLYASGGAAIGISGHGAGGYLAGNGLLPAFGLAYLAADHLRTVTERT
- a CDS encoding class I SAM-dependent methyltransferase gives rise to the protein MDVPLRQRDRSGLEFLGSLQHHAGGVLQPAAAARYEAAVPDQPAGLADRRRSVGTVLADHGPWLFDRFLTRWVAEEIYVRALPAVEHGRERIDAWLNAGGAPGTLALDPGVEIPDYWNAGFHLTTGGWDGHDLMGVVTRDLGYEYVLAPGGVGAVRTGEDILDQRERVAREAPRRDYRRILEPGVGTGMFAHAVARVFPDAEFTGVDLSRTGLEYAHATARDAGLPWRLIQAPAERTGLPDASFDLAAVYILFHETPPKATAAILRELFRVLEPGGDLVIGDVAPYDRHPAFRAVVLDWETEHRGEPFWRSALQLDLPGLLREAGFTDVEAYGAGGGTYPWITRGHKAA
- a CDS encoding dihydroorotase; the encoded protein is MSAYDLLIRNAEVVRPDRPGTERADIAVRDGRVVLVAAGIPESDAAETVDAAGRLAFPGVVDAHQHWGIYSPLETDTAQESKACAQGGVTTALTYMRTGQYYLGKSGPYEEFFPEVLRLSEGRSHVDYGFHLAPMTREHIEEIPRLVDEHGVTSFKIFMFYGGHGLHGRSSDQSSFLMTPPGERYDVAHFEFVMRGVQKARAERPELADRISLSLHCETAEIMTAYTRIVEEEDRLTGLAAYSASRPAHSEGLAVTIASYLAHETGLPTINLLHLTSAKAMDAALRMAGAFPHVDFRREVTIGHLVADVDTAHGIGGKVNPPLRSREDVEALWEHLLAGDVDWVVSDHACCREELKFGEPKDDVFVAKSGFGGAEYLLPALVGEGRRRGLGMDRIAALTAWNPAQRFGLGSKGTIAEGYDADIVLVDPDASWTVRAEDSFSAQEYTPFEGMTLGAKVTDTFLRGRHILRDGELLGGPTGRYVSRPSAAPHA